From one Salvelinus fontinalis isolate EN_2023a unplaced genomic scaffold, ASM2944872v1 scaffold_1257, whole genome shotgun sequence genomic stretch:
- the drc3 gene encoding dynein regulatory complex subunit 3, with protein MSRLYDTAEPSLVDEELLQKAVEEQGPQDQAGQIAKEEGIQYDEVCQLRLDYKNILKIDHLWQFTSLTKLQLDNNVIEKIEGLGRLTNLKWLDLSFNNIEGIEGLDSLVKLEDLSLYNNRISVIENMDTLLNLHVLSIGNNFLAQLENVIYLRKFKNLRTLNLAGNPICKEDRYKIFVAAYLPELVYLDFRLLDEQTREQAFGKYQYAIEEMRHNEAQERRAMDARQEQEDELQLHRDAFVELLNGPYLFDSMYADDAEAAKLAYLPGVSVLLETYKSHLVALCVQVFEIGLAQRSRREDEVKSFFDCSREAVDDNQQRAAQIAADFEKARRQVMSEMQQATDTRLLEAQLNHCSEEINQLCDSLMTQELQLVDQLEDIIKDFERNISDMVAGFIEVVQGIFAQCRDLENHHHEKLLEIAVATLERVAKNELEEDMPDDVRMVSVRKALCLQQILQAMVKSSVLYRE; from the exons ATGAGCAGGCTATATGATACCGCAGAGCCCAGTTTGGTGGACGAGGAGCTGCTGCAGAAGGCAGTGGAGGAGCAAGGCCCTCAAGACCAGGCTGGACAGATTGCCAAGGAGGAGGGCATCCAGTATGACGAAGTCTGCCAATTGCGCCTAGACTACAAGA acatcctgaagattgatcaCCTGTGGCAGTTCACGTCTCTGACCAAGCTACAACTGGACAATAATGTCATTGAGAAGATTGAAGGACTGGGGCGCCTCACTAATCTGAAATGGCTAG aTCTGTCCTTCAATAACATTGAGGGGATTGAGGGGTTGGATTCTCTGGTGAAGCTGGAAGACTTGAGTCTCTACAACAACAGAATCTCTGTCATTGAGAACATGGACACACTCCTAAATCTACACGTTCTCTCTATTGGGAACAACTTCCTGGCTCAGTTGGAAAAT GTTATCTACCTCAGAAAGTTCAAGAACCTGCGCACTCTCAACCTAGCTGGAAACCCCATCTGCAAAGAGGACCGCTACAAGATCTTTGTTGCTGCCTACCTTCCAGAGTTGGTTTACTTGGACTTCAGGCTATTGGATGAACAAACA CGAGAGCAGGCGTTTGGAAAATACCAGTATGCCATTGAGGAGATGCGCCACAATGAGGCCCAGGAGAGAAGGGCGATGGACGCTAGGCAAGAGCAAGAGGACGAGCTGCAGTTGCACAGG GATGCCTTTGTGGAGCTCTTGAACGGCCCATATCTGTTTGACAGCATGTACGCAGATGATGCAGAGGCAGCCAAGCTGGCCTACCTCCCCGGAGTGTCTGTACTACTAGAGACATA CAAGAGCCACCTGGTGGCGCTGTGTGTGCAGGTGTTTGAGATTGGCTTGGCACAGCGCAGCCGGAGGGAAGACGAGGTCAAGTCCTTCTTTGACTGTTCCAGAGAAGCCGTGGACGACAACCAGCAGAGAGCAGCACAGATCGCTGCAGACTTTGAGAAAGCCAGGAGACAG GTGATGTCTGAGATGCAGCAGGCCACAGACACACGTCTCCTGGAGGCCCAGCTGAACCACTGCAGCGAGGAGATTAACCAGCTCTGTGACAGCCTCATGACCCAGGAGCTGCAGCTAGTCGACCagctggag GACATAATCAAAGATTTTGAGAGGAACATTTCAGACATGGTTGCCGGATTCATTGAAGTTGTTCAAGGAAT TTTCGCCCAGTGCCGAGACTTAGAGAACCACCATCACGAGAAGCTACTGGAAATCGCTGTGGCAACCCTGGAGCGAGTGGCCAAGAATGAGCTGGAGGAGGATATGCCAGATGATGTCCGAATGGTCAGTGTCAGAAAGGCCCTGTGTCTACAGCAAATCCTacaggccatggtcaaaagtagtgtactatatagggaatag